The Cetobacterium somerae sequence CTTAGGACTTGTAACAGATAAGGATAAATACTATGATTCTTATGAAGAGTTACAAGACGGTGGAAGAATTAGAGATTTAATTGTAAAATATGTACAAGAAAACTTAAAAGGTGAGCTAAATCCGAAAGTTGATAATAACTGGTCAATAATTGGATTTGAAGAAAATGTTCCTGGAAAGGATGTTGTTATTGAAAAAATCAGAACAGGTGAGATAAAAGTACCTATGTCTGAGGATGGAAGAACGTTGAATGTTCAATCAATAAACATAAATAACTTATAATAGTAGTAAAAGCAAAAAAAGAGGGAAGTTTTTTCCTCTTTTTTGTTTACTTTTTTAATAAATCAAGTTACAATAAAGGGAATTTATGAAAATAAAATACTTAATATATATCATATGTGTTAGTTCTAGGAGGAAAAGATGTATCTATTAAAATTTAAAAAGAATTTAGTTGAAAAAATATGGGGCGGAAGAGGCTTTGAAACAACTTTAGGATTTCAATTGCCTACCGATGAATTATATGGTGAATCTTGGGAAGTAAGTTGTCATCCAGCAGGAATGTCTTATGTTGAGAACGGAGAGTTAGAAGGAAAAAGTTTAGAAGATATATTTAAAAAATATGGAAAAGAACTTGTTGGAGAAGAGATTATTGAAAAATATGGTGAAAAATTTCCACTTTTAATAAAGTATCTAGATATTAATGATAAGCTTTCTGTACAAGTTCATCCAAGCGATGAATATGCCTTAAGAGTAGAAAAAGAGTTTGGTAAGAGTGAAGTATGGTACGTAATGGAAGCTAGTTCAGATGCTAAGTTAATATTAGGATTGAACAAAGAGATTACACCAGAGATATATAAAGAAAAAGTGGATAAAAAGGATTTTAGTAGATTATTTAATGAAGTAAGAGTAAAAAAAGGGGATTTTATAGATGTAAAACCTGGAGTTGTACACGGAACTTTAGAGGGATCTATTTTAATATGTGAGATTCAACAGAACTCAGATACAACTTATAGAATATATGATTTTGACAGAGAAGTAAATGGAGTGAAAAGAGAACTACATTTAGATAAAGCGATGGATGTAATTGAATTTGGAAAAGATGTAGAGATAAGTTCAGAGGCTTCAAGAGAAAAGATAAAAGTTCAAGATGCAACTATTGAGGAGTTAATAAGAGGAGAATATTTTTCTATTGATAGATTATTAGTTGATGGAGTATTTCAAGATGAAAGTTATAAAAACTTTAAAATATACTCAATACTTGATGGAGAGGGAAAATTAAAGTCTAATGAAATAGAATATGAAGTAAAAAAGGGAGATACATATTTTATACCAGCAAATACATCTGTGACAATAAGTGGTAAGTTAGAGATTATGAAAAGCTATATATAAATAAAATTTTAGGGGGATGGTATATGTCAAATAAAGCAATAGCTCTACTAAAAGTTTTGTTACATGGAGATATCCATTTAGATGAAATAACAAAATATGTAGATTTAGATATTAATTCTATAGAAAGAAATATAAATGTACTAAATGAATACCTACATGAAAAAGGAATAAAACCAATAAAAAAGGTTAATAATATGTATAGTCTTGAAAATAGAGATGAAAAATTTTCTGAATTTTTCTCAAAGTTGGATATTCTTTCATCTAGAGAAAGACAAGATATATATTGCATAAGGTTACTTTTAGATGGATATATTAATTTAGAAAAAGAAAGACAAGCCATGGGCGTTTCAAGAACCACCGCAATTAAAGATTTAAAAAAAGTAAGAGAGTTTTTAGAAAAAAATGAAATAAATGTAGAATCTAGAAATTCAAAAGGAATTTTTCTTAAAGAAATTAATGAAGGGAACTTATATAATATACTTTGTGAAAAAATAATGAAATTATTTATAGACAGAGAGTTTCTTTCGAAACAAAGAAAAGAATTGCTAGAAGAGATTGATATATTAGAAGAAGAAAGATATTTAGAAATTTATTCTCAAATAACTGAAAAGTTTAAATTAAAAAAATCTTCATTTTCATATTATGCTATTTATACAATGGCAATAATTGAAAAGATAAAAGGATCTATTGATTATGATTTAAATGGAATTGAAAAACATGAAGAATTTAATGAAACATTATTAGAAATGGAAAATCTAAAGACAACGATTATACTTTCATCAGAATTTAAGAAGTTTTTAGCAAGCGTGGCATTAAAAATTAGATATAGTTGTGATTTAAATATAGATTTAAAGGAAAGCTATGAGCGTTTTATCAATAAAATTCAAGAGTTATTTGAGCTTAATGAAAAAGAGAGAAAAGAACTATATGAGCAACTTGTAAACTGTTATGCTATGGGATATTTTGATAAGAAATATGGAGTTTTATGGGTTAGAAAAAGTCCAAATTCAGAAAGATGTAAAAGACTAGGGCAAGTAGTAGAAGAGACTTTAAAAGACTTAGGAATAGTATGGTGGGCTCTTTTGTCAAACAGTTTCTCTTAAAACCTAAGCAATTTTTTTGTACTCAAAAGTTGATAATTCAAAAGCTTCATTTGGAGTAGAATATCCTAAAGAACTATGTCCTCTTTCTGAGTTGTAAAAATTTAAATATGATTGGATTCCTTTGTATAATTCCAGTGTTGTTTTATGCTCGTAAAGATATAAATAATCATATTTAATTGTTCTCCAAAATCTTTCTATCCAGACATTGTCTAAACAACGGCCTTTTCCATCCATACTTAATAAAGCGCCTGATGAAAGCACTGTTTCGATAAACTCATTACTTGTATATTGACTACCTTGATCCGTATTTAATATTTCTGGTGAACCATAAGTTTTTACTGCTTCTTTGTAACAATTAATGCAGAAATCTTTAGACATACTGTTTGACAATTCCCAAGTTAGTATTTTACGACTATAAACATCAATTATTGCAGTTAAATACATAAAACCTGTTGGTGTTTTTAAATACGTAATATCAGTTGACCATACTGCATTAGGCTTTTCAATCTTTAGATTTCTCAAAAGGTAAGGGAATTTCTGCGCTCCAGCTTTAGGTTTACTTAAATTTCTTTTAGGTGCAATTCCTTTAAGGTTTAGCTGCCTCATGAGTCTTCTAATGACTGATCTTTTTACAGGTATTCCAGCTCTATTCAAAGCTGCAGTAATACGTCTAGAACCCGCTGAAGGATCTAGACTGTATTGTTCCTTTATTTTTTCTTTTAATTGAACCTGAATATCAACTTTAGGCCTAGGAGCGTAATAGTATGAGCTTCGACTAGCGCCAAATATTCTACATTGTTCTGAGATGCTAAAATAAAGGTTTTCTTCGATTAAAGAAACTGGATTACCTAATAAATCAGCTATCTCTCGAGCTTTTTTTTTAACCAATCGTTCTCAGAGCTAAGTTTACCAATTTTAGCATAAAGCTCATGTTGTTGCTCTTCAAGAAGTTCAATCTTTTTAGAGCTAGACATATCTTTAGAAAAAACAGAGATACCCGCCGATTTAAACTCATCTACCCAACGAGATATTTGAGAAGGTGCAATATGATGTTCTGAAGCGATTTCTTGAAGAGTTTTTCTTTCTTTAAGTGCTTCCAAAACAACTGCAAATTTAAATTCTGGTGAATATGATTTTCTAGCCACAACCTCATCCTCCTAGTTTATTTTATGATATATTATACCTCAAAATTTTGCTTAAGGTAAGAGGGAAGCTGTCTTAAATCGTTAACCCATTATATAGAGATGATATATTCTGATATATTAAGATTAGCAGGATGTATAACAAACTTTTTTATGTTAGAAGAATATGGTGAGGGGTTTAAAGTATTGAGTGTATCTAGAAATATAGATAATGAATATAGCCAAAGAGTTATAAATTCTATGAAAGTTTTTTATCCTAAAATATCATTCACAATACAATCTTTTTTAGAGTTTAGATTTAAAGATAGAAAAGAAATCGAAAGTTATGATTTAATAATATCAGATACAGAAAGTTATAGTATTAAGAATCTAAGGAAAGTGAATACTTTAAGTTTAAGAGAGATTCAAAGATGTTTTATAGAATATGTTTTAGATAAAAGATTTTTAAAGTTAAAAAAATAAGAAACGTGTTTTTTATGATATAAAAAGTGTTAAAAAAAGTATATATACACACTACCTCAAAAATGATACTCTATATGTACAAATCCTTTTCTCTAATATATTCCCCCTAATATATATTTGAGAAAAATTCCAGAAGAACTCCACCCCCCGGAGTTCTTTTTTTATTATAAATTTTATTTGAATAGGTTTAAAAATAAAAAGGACGTTTTATAACGTCCTTTTTTGTTTTAAAAATTAATGTGGTAGTCTTAATTTTTAAATATTTATATTATTTGTTAGAAATCGATTCTACACCTGGTAATTTTTTACCTTCTAAATATTCTAGAGAAGCTCCTCCACCAGTAGAGATATGAGAGAATTTATCAGCAAATCCTAAAGAGATAGCAGCAGCAGCAGAGTCTCCTCCACCGATGATAGTTGTAGCATTCTCTAAGTTAGCGATAGCTTCACAAACTCCGATAGTTCCTTTAGCGTAGTTAGACATTTCAAATACACCCATAGGTCCGTTCCATACAACTGTTTTTGCTCCAACTAATTGATCAGCAAATAATTTAACTGTAGCAGGTCCTACATCTAATCCCATCTCGTCATCAGGAATTGCATCTACAGATACAACTGAGTGAGGTGCATCGTTAGAGAATTCTTTACAGATTACTGTGTCGATAGGTAAAACTATTTTTCCATTAGCTTTTTCTAATAAAGATTTAGCTAACTCAACTTTATCCTCTTCAACAAGAGATTTTCCTGTATTTTTTCCTAAAGCTTTGAAGAATGTGAACATCATAGCTCCACCGATTAATATTTTATCAGCTTTAACTAATAAGTTTTCAATAACTCCAATCTTATCAGAAACTTTAGCTCCTCCTAAGATAGCAACTAAAGGTCTCTCTGGTGCATCAACAGCTCCACCAATAAATTTGATTTCTTTTTCCATTAAGAATCCAGCAGCAGTGTTTCCTTCTCCAATGTTAGCAGCGATTCCAACGTTAGAAGCATGAGCTCTGTGAGCAGTTCCAAATGCATCGTTAACGAATAAATCTCCTAAAGAAGCCCAATATTTTCCTAACTCTGGATCATTTTTAGATTCTTTTTTACCATCTAAATCTTCAAATCTAGTATTTTGGAACATTAAGATTTCTCCATCTTTTAAGTTAGCAACAGCCTTTTCTAACTCCTCTCCTCTTGTAGCATTGATGAAAGTTACAGGTTGTCCTAAAAGCTCAGCTAATCTCTTAGCAACAGGCTCGATATTTCTTTTTTCTAAATCAGCAGCTTCTTTAACTTTTCCTAAGTGAGAGAAAGCGATTACTTTTCCTCCATTTTCTAAAACATACTTTATAGTTGGTAAAGCAGCTACGATTCTGTTTTCGTCAGTGATTTTTCCATCTTTCATAGGAACGTTAAAATCAACTCTCATTAAAACTTTCTTACCAGCTACATTTAAATCAGTTACAATTTTCTTTGCCATTTTGTATGAACCTCCCAAAATTTTTATAAATAACTTATATTTTCTTAAAAAAAAGCGGAACTAAATAGTCCCGCTATTCTGTTTATTCTGTTTTTCCTAGATGCTCTAATTACTTAGAAATTTCTACGAAGTACTTTAAAGTTCTTATTAATTGAGCAGTATAAGACATTTCGTTATCGTACCAAGCAACAGTTTTAACTAATTGCTTATCTCCAACTGTCATAACTCTTGTTTGAGTTGCATCAAATAATGATCCGAATTCGATTCCGATGATATCAGAAGATACTAATTCTTCTTCAGTGTATCCGAATGACTCGTTTGCAGCAGCTTTCATAGCAGCGTTGATTTCAGCAACAGTTACTGGCTTCTCTAAAACAGTTACTAACTCAGTTAATGATCCAGTGATTACTGGTACTCTTTGAGCAGCTCCATCTAATTTTCCAGCTAATGCAGGGATTACTAATCCGATAGCTTTTGCAGCTCCAGTTGTGTTAGGAACGATGTTTGCAGCAGCAGCTCTACCTCTTCTTAAATCTCCTTTACCGTGTGGACCATCTAATGTATTTTGGTCATTTGTGTAAGCGTGGATAGTAGTCATTAATCCTTCTACAACTCCAAACTCGTTATTTAATACGTTAGCCATTGGTGCTAAACAGTTAGTTGTACAAGAAGCTCCAGAAATTACTGTTTCTGTACCATCTAAAATTTGGTGGTTTACGTTATAAACTACAGTTTTGATATCTCCTGTTGCAGGTGCAGATATAACAACTTTTTTAGCTCCAGCTTCTAAGTGAAGTCCAGCTTTCTCTTGAGAAGTGAAGAATCCAGTACACTCAAGAACAACGTCTACTTTTAATTCTCCCCATGGTAAGTTTTTAGGATCTCTATCAGCTAAAACTTTAATTTCTTTTCCGTTAACTGAGAATCCTCCTTCGATAACCTCGATAGTTCCGTTGAATCTACCTTGTGCTGAATCATACTTGAAAAGGTGAGCAAGAGTTTTTGCGTCTGTTAAGTCGTTTATTGCTACTACCTCAAACTCAGGGTTGTTCATCATTAATCTTAATGCTAATCTTCCAATTCTTCCGAATCCATTAATCGCTACTTTAACTGCCATTTGGAAACCTCCTAAAAATTTATATTTTTTTTAAATTAAGTTCGATAAATATTTGTACATCTTTTAGAAATTACAAGATAAACTTGTATTTCCTTTTTTCTTTTTTTTCTAAAATGCTTTTGTTTATGTTTTAATGATATATTATCTTGGTTAATTTGTCAATTTATTCATGGGAACTAAAATTAATCTTTTTATGATTACTTTTTCATTAAAATTATAGTATAATTGAAAAAAACAAATTAGGGGGAGATCGAATACATGTTAAAATTTCTACTCTTTTCTCTTTTATTGTGCACAAATTTGATAGGAAAAGAGCATGTAGTTTTATTAGAAAATGAAAATAGTTTTTTCTTCTATAAAGAGAGAGATGAATATAAGGGATTATATCCAAAAATATTTGAAGATATTAATAAAAAAAAGAAAATAAATTTAACTTTAAAAGAATTAGATACAAATTTAATATTAGATATGGAAAAAGGTAAAGATATTTTAATAATGGATTTAATAGAAAATGATGAAAGAAGAGAAAAATATTATTTTATACCTACCTTTTTTTATTTAAAAGCTAATATGTATTTTTTAAATAATAATTATATAGATATTACAAATTTTTATAAAAAAAGAGTTGGAATCATAAAAGGAACATATTTAGATAAAGAGTTTTTAGAAAAATATGATTTTTTATATAGTGATGTAATAGACATTGAAACTAGAGAAAAAGGATTACAAATGCTAAAAGATGGAGAAATTGATGGTTTTGTAGCAGATAATCAATATGGATTTAAAGATAATTTGAAAAAAATAGAGTTAAATAGAATTCCAATTATGGTGACAACTTTAGCAGTACCCAAAATTCAGAGAAAACTTTATAAGGATTTAAAAAAATATTTTGAAGAAATGTCTCCTGAAGTACTTAAGAATATGATAAGTGATTCTAGAAAAGAATATTATAAAGATAAATTTAAGGATAAATATATAAATTTAAAAAATAAATCAATAGATGTAGTTTTTCCAACAGAGAAAAGCAATTATCCTCTCTATTATATAGAAAATAGTGAAGAGAAAGGATTAGCTATTGAATATTTAAAAGATGTAGGAGATATATTAGGTGTTAAAATAAGAAAAATCTTTTATTCAAAAGATGAGGATTGGAAAAATAGTGATATAACAATAGCTTCAACAGTAGAAAGTAGTATTAGAGATAATGAGAATTATACAAATCCATATTATACTTTAACTCCTATTATTTTTAATAGGAAAGAAGAAGGATTTATAAATAATTTAGTAGAAGCAAGAAAAAAAAGATTTGCTGTTGTGGAAAATTCATATTATATGGATTATTTGAGAAAATTTTTAAAAGAAGAAAATTTTATATATGCTAAAGATATTGATGAAACAATTGAAAAAGTAAGAAAAAAAGAAGCTGATTATAGTATTAGTGATTATAAAACATTAATCAATAAATTGTATAATAATGGTTATGATAAAGAAATTAAAATTGCTGGAATTTTAGATAAAAAGTATGATGTATCAATGGTTGTAAACGAGAAAGAACATGAGTTATACGAAGCATTAAAAGATATTTCAGCTAGTTTTTTAAATGAAAATATGAGTAAAAATATTTATTTAGAAAAAAATAGTTATGAAACAGATAATTCTAAAAAATTTTTAATATTTTCAATTGGAATTTTATTTATTAGCTTAATTTTACTGTATAAAGGGAAAAAAAGTTTAACAGAAAAAAGAAAATATGAAGATTTGATGTTATCTTTAGTTTCATCGTTAGAGGCTGTTAATCAATTTAATGATCTTGAAACAGGAAATCATATAAAGAGATTAAACTTATATTCAGAACTTTTAGCAAATAAATTAGGATGTAATAAAAAATTTTGTGAAGAAATAGGAAGAGTAGCATCTCTTCATGATGTAGGGAAAATTGGTATAGATAGAAGCATATTAAAAAAACCAGGAAAACTAAATGAGGAAGAGTTTAAAATAATAAAAGAACATCCTGAAATAGGTTATGAAATTATAAAAAAATCAGGTGTAAGCTTAATGGCTGAAAATATAGCGAGATATCATCATGAAAAATGGAATGGAAAGGGATATCCTAGAGGTTTAAAAGGTTTGGAAATACCTTTAGAGGCACGAATTGTATCAATCGTAGATGTTTATGATGCATTGAGACAAAAAAGAGTTTATAAAGATGGGTTTACACATGAAAAAGCTATAGAAATAATAAGAAGTGAAAGTGGAAAAAGCTTTGATCCTAATGTAGTAAAGGTTTTTTTAGAAAATGAATTTAAATTTGAAAGATTATTTAATTCACATATATAAAAATAAAAGAGAGCTAAATACTATATTTTGCTCTCTTTTACTTTAAGTTATTATACTGTAAAAAGAGATTAAACCTAAGAGTAAAATTATAAAAGATATAAATTTATCTTTAGTATTTTGAAAAAAGTATCCTGTTTTTCTCTTAGTATCAAATAAAAAATAGATAGTTCCAAGTGCATAAATTGTTAAGGATTGGAAAACATAATTAAGTCCAGATGAATAAATCATCCAAATTCCATAAATTACTCCACCTATTCCCCAATAAAAACATTTTTTATGAGCATGTTGAATTGCTATTTTCATTAAAAACATAGCTGAAAAAATATAAGGAATAAGAATCATACAAGATGCCGAATTTGTAATAACAAGATATGCATTTTGTGCTGACAATGAAAGAAAAAATATAATTTGTTTTAAAATACCATTTGTGAAAAGAGCTCCAGAACAAGCATCATTTTTATTCACTTTTTTTAAAAACTTAGGAAATAAATCATCTAAAGCTACATTATAAGGTATTTCTGCTGTTAGAAAAGTCCAACTAAGCCAAGCTCCAGCAACAGATATCAAAACAGCTAAATTAACTAAAGTAGCTCCCACTGGTCCAATAACAGCTTCAATGATATATGATAAAGCTGGATCTTTAAGTGCAGCTAATTCAGCATCACTTAGAACACCATAGCTCAAAAGTACAATAAAAACATATAAAAATAAAGATATGAAATAGCCAATCATAGTTGCTTTTCCAACTAATTTAATATTAGATGCTTTATCAGATATAACAACAGCACCCTCTATTCCTATAAAAGCCCACAGAGTTTGTAGCATACAGCCTTTAACTTGAGTAAAAATGCTAGCATGATTAAATGAACCACCCCAAAAATCTTTTATAAATATTTGGCGAGTAAAACCAATATATAAAATAATAATACCTAAAAAAATAGCTACAACTTTACCTATTGTAGCTAAAACATTTATAAATGTAAGTCCTATATCTCCAGCAAGAGCAATTCCAATTACTATCCAAATTAAAATACTTCCTAAAAGGATGCCGTTGAAACTACTAATCGGTCCAATACTGGGAAAAAAGTAATTCAAAGTTTGAACTAATAAAACTGGGTAGCTAGCATTGCTTATTACATTTGAAATCCAGTATCCCCATGCGGAATGAAAACCTGAAAAAGTTCCAAAACCTTCTTTGGCATACTTATAAATTCCATCTGTTACATCTGGAGTTTCAGTAGCTAAAATTTGAAAGGTTTTGGCTAAAAAAAGAACTCCAATACCAGAGATTAACCATCCGATTATGGCAGCTCCAGCAGAGGATGATTGAGCAATGTTTTTAGGCATATTAAATATTCCTCCGCCAATCATAGAACCGACAACAATTGTTGATAATGCGAAAATTCCTAAAGAGTTCTTTTTTTCCATAGTAGCCAAAACCTCCCTAAATATCTAGAACTATTTTTTTACGATAGGTTCTAATCCTTGAACATCTAACCACTGAGAAAGAGTTAAGTTATTTAATTCTCCAAATCCTTTTTCAGGAACAGCTTTTCTAGCTAAAGTAACATAAGGTCCACATGTTAGAGATGTTCCAATTTCTCCAGGTTTCATAATAGTATAAGCAAATCCTACATAAGTTCTATCGTATGCAACATGAGAGTCTTTTCCACATTCAACAACAGACCAAACGATAGCTTTTCTATGATCTTCTAAGAATTTTTTTAGATCGTCTGGATTGTCATTTTCAGTCCAAATTCCAGCATCTTCAATAAATAAGCTCGCATCTTTATCTCTATCTTTAGCTATAGATATAGCGATAAAACACCAAACACCATACCCTTCATTCTCTTTAAATTCTCTATTTTCAGTAGGTCTATATGCAGTAACCCCTTTGTTAGCACAAATCATATGTGATCCAGGAAGAGGAGTGAATCTTCTTTTAGATTCAGTTCCAAAAAGTTCAACACCAGCCTCTAAAAGAGGTTTAGCATCATAAACTTTTAAAATTGAACCATCAAATTGAGGAACTTCTAAAACAGTTGGGTTTGAATCTTCAGCAATTGAATCATGCTTAGCTAAGTCATATCCCCAAACTTGTCCAGCAAGTCCACAGAAAGATGAAGCAGTTAACATGTTAATTTGTCCAACATAAGCATCGTTAACCTCAGCTCTATCATAAGCTACAATACCATCTATTAAAATATCGTCAGTTTTAGGAACTGTACCTACAGAAACTTTTAAAACTGAAACATATCCGTTTCCAGTTGAACCAGGAGCTCCATATCCATCACAATAATCCTCATAAAAGCTAATCGCAGTTTTGTCAATTTTCATTTTTGTTCCTCCTTTATTTTAAAAAAGTTCAGCAATCATGCATCGTACGGATCCACCACCATAAGTTTCAATGGTAGAAATATCTGAATAAATAATTTCAGAACTTTTTTTAATTACATCGATTTGTTCTTTTGTAAAGCCTTCAAAGGCTGATTTAGACATAAGTGTATAACATTTTCCCTGAGAGTTTTTTAATTCTAAAACATTTCCACAAAATTTTAAAACTTGATTAAGGGATATATCAATAATCTCCTTTTTTGAATTTAAAATAGAGTTTTTTAAATTTTCTCTTTCTTTTAAATTAGGAATAGATTCTAGACAAACTACAACAAAATTTTCAGTGACCCCCATCATGACATTGGTATGGTAAATAGGAGTTTCTTTATTGTTGAAATTTTGTGTTGAGTGAAACTTTAACGATCTATAGTTAGTTAATTTACAAAACTCTTCTAAAACATCTTCGTTTGCTCTAGGAGAAAGGGAACAATAGGCGATTTTATTGACTCTATCTAAAACTAACGCTCCTGTTCCTTCTAAAAATTTTTTTTCGTTTTCAAAAGATGTCAAATCTATAATATTAATAGACTCGTTTTCATAAATTTTTTTTAAACTAGGTAGAAATTTAACTCTTTCTAATCGTCTATTTTCTGCAAACATAGGGTAGACAATAAGAGTATTGTTTTGGTGAGAACTAAACCAATTATTTGGAAAAATACTATCAGGAGTATATGGAGTGGACGTATCTTGAATAACGTCCACTTCAATTCCAACATTTTTTATTTTATTAACAAGAGTATCAAACTCATTCAATGCTTTTTTTTCTACAAGTTCTGGATTTTCTTCAAGATTTTTTTGATAAGCGTTATTAACTGCAGTTTGAGCATTATAATAAAACTTAACAGGTTTAATCATTAGAACCTTACTTGTTATTTGACTGTTCATTATACTCATCTCTTTTCATTAACCTAATAGAGCTTTATAGTTCATGATTAAATAGATTAATCCTAAAATTCCTAATATGAATAAAACTATAGAGAAAACTTTTTCTTCTTTATTGAATTCAGGATTACTAGGATCAAACTCTTTTCTTGCTTTCATAAAGAATGGAATACCAATAGCATATATAACTGCAGCTAAAAGCATATAATTTAAACCAGCTGCATAAACTAACCATAAACCATAAATTGTTCCTAAAAGTCCTGTAATTTCTGCATTTTTTCTACTTGCAAAGATATTAGTAGGATAGTTGTCATTTTTAGCAGCAATTTTCCATAAATATGCAGTACAAACGATATAACAAGGTAAAACCATTACTCCTGTAATACTTAGCATTAAATTCCATGCATTATTAGAGAAATATACAACAATCATAGTTATTTGCATAATTATACTAGAAATAAGTAAAGAGAAT is a genomic window containing:
- a CDS encoding IS3 family transposase, yielding MVKKKAREIADLLGNPVSLIEENLYFSISEQCRIFGASRSSYYYAPRPKVDIQVQLKEKIKEQYSLDPSAGSRRITAALNRAGIPVKRSVIRRLMRQLNLKGIAPKRNLSKPKAGAQKFPYLLRNLKIEKPNAVWSTDITYLKTPTGFMYLTAIIDVYSRKILTWELSNSMSKDFCINCYKEAVKTYGSPEILNTDQGSQYTSNEFIETVLSSGALLSMDGKGRCLDNVWIERFWRTIKYDYLYLYEHKTTLELYKGIQSYLNFYNSERGHSSLGYSTPNEAFELSTFEYKKIA
- a CDS encoding transposase, which gives rise to MARKSYSPEFKFAVVLEALKERKTLQEIASEHHIAPSQISRWVDEFKSAGISVFSKDMSSSKKIELLEEQQHELYAKIGKLSSENDWLKKKLER
- a CDS encoding BglG family transcription antiterminator; this encodes MSNKAIALLKVLLHGDIHLDEITKYVDLDINSIERNINVLNEYLHEKGIKPIKKVNNMYSLENRDEKFSEFFSKLDILSSRERQDIYCIRLLLDGYINLEKERQAMGVSRTTAIKDLKKVREFLEKNEINVESRNSKGIFLKEINEGNLYNILCEKIMKLFIDREFLSKQRKELLEEIDILEEERYLEIYSQITEKFKLKKSSFSYYAIYTMAIIEKIKGSIDYDLNGIEKHEEFNETLLEMENLKTTIILSSEFKKFLASVALKIRYSCDLNIDLKESYERFINKIQELFELNEKERKELYEQLVNCYAMGYFDKKYGVLWVRKSPNSERCKRLGQVVEETLKDLGIVWWALLSNSFS
- the gap gene encoding type I glyceraldehyde-3-phosphate dehydrogenase — encoded protein: MAVKVAINGFGRIGRLALRLMMNNPEFEVVAINDLTDAKTLAHLFKYDSAQGRFNGTIEVIEGGFSVNGKEIKVLADRDPKNLPWGELKVDVVLECTGFFTSQEKAGLHLEAGAKKVVISAPATGDIKTVVYNVNHQILDGTETVISGASCTTNCLAPMANVLNNEFGVVEGLMTTIHAYTNDQNTLDGPHGKGDLRRGRAAAANIVPNTTGAAKAIGLVIPALAGKLDGAAQRVPVITGSLTELVTVLEKPVTVAEINAAMKAAANESFGYTEEELVSSDIIGIEFGSLFDATQTRVMTVGDKQLVKTVAWYDNEMSYTAQLIRTLKYFVEISK
- a CDS encoding type I phosphomannose isomerase catalytic subunit; the protein is MYLLKFKKNLVEKIWGGRGFETTLGFQLPTDELYGESWEVSCHPAGMSYVENGELEGKSLEDIFKKYGKELVGEEIIEKYGEKFPLLIKYLDINDKLSVQVHPSDEYALRVEKEFGKSEVWYVMEASSDAKLILGLNKEITPEIYKEKVDKKDFSRLFNEVRVKKGDFIDVKPGVVHGTLEGSILICEIQQNSDTTYRIYDFDREVNGVKRELHLDKAMDVIEFGKDVEISSEASREKIKVQDATIEELIRGEYFSIDRLLVDGVFQDESYKNFKIYSILDGEGKLKSNEIEYEVKKGDTYFIPANTSVTISGKLEIMKSYI
- a CDS encoding phosphoglycerate kinase gives rise to the protein MAKKIVTDLNVAGKKVLMRVDFNVPMKDGKITDENRIVAALPTIKYVLENGGKVIAFSHLGKVKEAADLEKRNIEPVAKRLAELLGQPVTFINATRGEELEKAVANLKDGEILMFQNTRFEDLDGKKESKNDPELGKYWASLGDLFVNDAFGTAHRAHASNVGIAANIGEGNTAAGFLMEKEIKFIGGAVDAPERPLVAILGGAKVSDKIGVIENLLVKADKILIGGAMMFTFFKALGKNTGKSLVEEDKVELAKSLLEKANGKIVLPIDTVICKEFSNDAPHSVVSVDAIPDDEMGLDVGPATVKLFADQLVGAKTVVWNGPMGVFEMSNYAKGTIGVCEAIANLENATTIIGGGDSAAAAISLGFADKFSHISTGGGASLEYLEGKKLPGVESISNK
- a CDS encoding HD domain-containing phosphohydrolase, with the protein product MLKFLLFSLLLCTNLIGKEHVVLLENENSFFFYKERDEYKGLYPKIFEDINKKKKINLTLKELDTNLILDMEKGKDILIMDLIENDERREKYYFIPTFFYLKANMYFLNNNYIDITNFYKKRVGIIKGTYLDKEFLEKYDFLYSDVIDIETREKGLQMLKDGEIDGFVADNQYGFKDNLKKIELNRIPIMVTTLAVPKIQRKLYKDLKKYFEEMSPEVLKNMISDSRKEYYKDKFKDKYINLKNKSIDVVFPTEKSNYPLYYIENSEEKGLAIEYLKDVGDILGVKIRKIFYSKDEDWKNSDITIASTVESSIRDNENYTNPYYTLTPIIFNRKEEGFINNLVEARKKRFAVVENSYYMDYLRKFLKEENFIYAKDIDETIEKVRKKEADYSISDYKTLINKLYNNGYDKEIKIAGILDKKYDVSMVVNEKEHELYEALKDISASFLNENMSKNIYLEKNSYETDNSKKFLIFSIGILFISLILLYKGKKSLTEKRKYEDLMLSLVSSLEAVNQFNDLETGNHIKRLNLYSELLANKLGCNKKFCEEIGRVASLHDVGKIGIDRSILKKPGKLNEEEFKIIKEHPEIGYEIIKKSGVSLMAENIARYHHEKWNGKGYPRGLKGLEIPLEARIVSIVDVYDALRQKRVYKDGFTHEKAIEIIRSESGKSFDPNVVKVFLENEFKFERLFNSHI